The proteins below are encoded in one region of Balaenoptera acutorostrata chromosome 11, mBalAcu1.1, whole genome shotgun sequence:
- the BHLHE41 gene encoding class E basic helix-loop-helix protein 41, which yields MDEGIPHLQERQLLEHRDFIGLDYPSLYMCKPKRSMKRDDSKDTYKLPHRLIEKKRRDRINECIAQLKDLLPEHLKLTTLGHLEKAVVLELTLKHLKALTALTEQQHQKIIALQNGERSLKSPIQSDLDAFHSGFQTCAKEVLQYLARFESWTPREPRCVQLINHLHAVATQFLPTPQLLTQQVPLSKGTGVPSAAAPAGSGAAPCLERAGQKLEPLAHCVPVIQRTQPSAELAAENDTDTDSGYGGEAEARPDREKGKGAGASRVTIKQEPPGEDSPAPKRMKLDSRSGGGLGGGAAAAAAALLGPDPAAPAALLRPDAALLSSLVAFGGGGGAPFAQPAAAAAPFCLPFYFLSPSAAAAYVQPFLDKSGLEKYLYPAAAAAPFPLLYPGIPAPAAAAAAAAAAAAAAAAFPCLSSVLSPPPEKAAAAAAATLLPHEVAPPGALHPPPPHGRTHLPFAGRCEPGNPESSAQEDPSQAGKETP from the exons ATGGACGAAGGAATTCCTCATTTGCAAGAGAGACAGTTACTGGAACATAGAGATTTTATAGG ACTGGATTATCCCTCTTTGTATATGTGTAAACCCAAAAGGAGCATGAAGCGAGACGATAGCAAG GATACCTACAAATTACCGCACAgattaatagaaaagaaaagaagagaccgAATTAATGAATGCATCGCTCAGCTGAAAGACTTACTGCCTGAACATCTAAAGTTGACA ACTCTGGGGCACCTGGAGAAAGCGGTGGTCTTGGAATTAACTTTGAAACACTTAAAAGCTTTAACAGCCTTAACAGAGCAGCAGCATCAGAAGATAATTGCTTTACAGAATG GGGAGCGATCTCTGAAATCGCCCATTCAGTCCGACTTGGATGCGTTCCATTCGGGATTTCAAACATGCGCCAAAGAAGTCTTGCAATACCTCGCCCGGTTTGAGAGCTGGACGCCCAGGGAGCCGCGGTGTGTCCAGCTGATCAACCACTTGCACGCCGTGGCCACCCAGTTCTTGCCCACCCCCCAGCTGTTGACTCAACAGGTTCCTCTGAGCAAAGGCACCGGCGTGCCCtcggccgccgcccccgccgggTCCGGGGCCGCCCCCTGCCTGGAGCGCGCCGGGCAGAAGCTGGAGCCCCTCGCCCACTGCGTGCCGGTCATCCAGCGGACTCAGCCCAGCGCCGAGCTCGCCGCCGAGAACGACACGGACACCGACAGCGGCTACGGCGGCGAGGCCGAGGCCCGGCCGGACCGCGAGAAGGGCAAAGGCGCGGGGGCGAGCCGCGTCACCATCAAGCAGGAGCCCCCCGGGGAGGACTCGCCGGCGCCCAAGAGGATGAAGCTGGATTCCCGCAGCGGCGGCGGCCTGGGGggcggcgcggcggcggcggcggccgcgctCCTGGGGCCCGACCCGGCCGCCCCGGCCGCGCTGCTGAGACCCGACGCTGCCCTGCTCAGCTCGCTGGTGGCGTTCGGCGGAGGCGGGGGCGCGCCCTTCGCGCAGCCTGCGGCCGCCGCGGCCCCCTTCTGCCTGCCCTTCTACTTCCTCTCGCCTTCGGCGGCCGCCGCCTACGTGCAGCCCTTCCTGGACAAGAGCGGCCTGGAGAAGTACCTGTACCCGGCGGCGGCCGCCGCCCCGTTCCCACTGCTGTACCCCGGCATCCCcgccccggccgccgccgccgccgccgccgccgctgccgccgccgccgccgccgccttccCCTGCCTGTCCTCCGTGTTGTCGCCCCCTCCCGAGAAGGcggcagccgccgccgccgcgaccCTCCTGCCGCACGAGGTGGCGCCCCCTGGGGCgctgcaccccccacccccgcacggCCGCACCCACCTGCCCTTCGCCGGCCGCTGCGAGCCGGGGAACCCGGAGAGCTCCGCTCAGGAAGATCCCTCGCAGGCAGGAAAGGAAACCCCCTGA